The Arachis ipaensis cultivar K30076 chromosome B10, Araip1.1, whole genome shotgun sequence DNA window CATTCGATTGCGCCATCAATGGACCATCTTTGATGAAACGGAAGGATCACCATGGATGCCACTTTGTCCAACGCGAGGTTGCAAACGTCTTCATGCATGAGGGTTGGTAGGGATATTGAAGTATAAGTGTTGACTATGACGGCACCTGCATTATCATGCTCATATACGTCGAAAGCGATGATGACGTCATCTGAGTATGCCTTGTGGCTTGATTTAACCCTTTGGTGACGGTGGGAGACAAAGACGGGTAAGGAGCGACCAACGAGCTCTATTAGATGCAAGACGTCAACCGTCATTGGGTTTTCTAGTGATGGAAAAAAGAGGTCAATGACGTTGGTTATGGGTACTATGTGGCTCTTTTTGTGAATGCAGGTGAGTACTCTCAATTCAGAATCGGGTTTCATGTCCATCAGGTTTCTTTTTTGGTAGCCAGCATATTTTCTTGAAGGATCATACAGGGACTTTACAGACCATTGAACAATGCTTGCTGTCACCATTATGCTTATCATCATTGTTCCATATGTGTGCCCACCAATCATCTGTATGCATAAACATATATTTAAGAAAAAGTTTAGGAAgcagcacttttattaaaatttgactaATTTCtcgttaaaaatattaataataattaattgataGTTACAAATTACAAAATTTGGTGGCCTTTTTAACACTCctcaataaattaataatagtaaAATATATTCATCAAGCTTTTTTCCACTTCACATTTTGCTTAGATTAATTAATTTGACATTTTTCTAAATTTCTATTAGTAATTAATATTGTTTGCCTAAAAATTAAATCGGTAAACTATTAGTACacattttttgaaagaaaagtttaataaggaaaaagaaaagaaatgattaCCTTATTATCAAACTGGGAGCTGGACAATCCAACTTCCATTTCTCCTTTGCTATTCAAAATAAGGGCGAGAGACAAAGCATCGCTCACGGGAAGTTTGCACCACAAGGCAGGTAAAAAGATTGCGAGTGTTTTCACAACGTGGGTTAGTAGTGCCACAAGAGATGTAGCTATAACCACATTTGGTCGGTGATTAAATGAAAAATCAGCCTTCATAGTGCATGTGGCCACAAAGATTGGCAGAAAGAACCAGTTGCCAAAAAATCGAAGCTTCTTGACCAATGTTGATCCTAAAGGAGGCCCTTCGGGCACAGCTAAGCCTAATATGAAAGCTCCAAGTAGAAAATCTTGATTTATATTGATCGAAATCCATCCCAAACCAAAGACCATTAAGATGATGAGGTAAACAACACCATTGCTCACTGGCCTTCCTTCTGGCGTGTTTTTTATGACCCAAAACATTATTGGTCGAAAAACCAACGGAATAAGGGTAACAAAGGCGATCAAGTAGAGCGAGTTTAACATCTTAGCCTTTGTCCCATTTGCCATTCCAGCCTTGATGACGCATGCCATCGTGGTGCTTAGTATGTCACTTGACAATGCTGTGGACAATGCCAATCTTCCGAGTTCCGAGTTTTGCATTTGGAGCCCGTTGAGGGTTTTGTAAATGACTGCAAATGAAACCAGATTGTGCAATGCGGATGAAACCATGAGATCTGTTCTCATTGAATTAAGATCTGGTTTTTTAGTGAGGATGTATTGTAGAAGTGGGTAACCAATCATTGTTGGTAGTACTAATCCAATTGTCGCCAGTGTCCATGCCTTTTTCCCTGTCCTTGTTATCATGGAGAAATCCATTTCAACTCCGTTTATGAAGATGAAAAGAACAAAACCAATTGATGATATTGTAGAAATAACGTCGTGACTTCCAAATGGAAACAACTTCGCCATCAAATCACGTGTTGGCTCTTCTTGAATtgaaattcctataataatgccAGCCTGCATATGGAATGTATATTATTATGTACATACAACAGACTTAACGAATAGTAACCATTATGACTTGTGTTTTACAATTTTAATGTATCAGATATGCATGGCTAAATCGCCAATTATGATTTATAATGAATTGTAGAAAATTGGGATACATTATATTTCGGttcggaaatgtttggtaataaaaaaaattagttcaaacagtttaaatttatcttatttagtatttattattgAAGAGTGTTAGAAGGTTTGTGATTTGTAacaattaattagttattattagtgtttttaatggtgtgagattacatctaataatgttagattactcatttttcttttgttggcTAAGTGctagccaaattttaataaaagtgatgGCCTCAAACTTTCTCTTCATTATTtagttaaataagataaatttaagCTGCTAGGGCTAATTTTTTAGGTGGGTACTCTCATGAAGATAttataattgtcttcatgtgATGATTTTTCTTTTTGACCCTTAGATGATGGAGTGTAGGGTTAGATTTTGATATGTTATAAAAGTGTTGTTTTTATTTGAAGTGTGGCCAAATcaataaatcacacttttatacaaagcatcttcataaaaagatgttttttgcatcttcatttgagtagctCCCAATTTTTTATTGTCTCTCAAGTATTACTATTTATATAATTTGACGTCAACTATTCcaagtgtacactaaaatcagtcactaaaattagttaaaatataaaaatacatattgaaaattaTCACTTAAATAAGGACCATGTTACGTGTACATcaaaattagccactaaaattagtcatcagtataaaatacatgttaaaatataaatacacattaaaataaattaaattatacatgtatttatacataaatatattagtgactgattttggtgtataaataacatttttacTCAACCATCAAAACATAGGCATATCAGAATAACCCAAATATATGTTAGCTAGCTAGATGTATATAGTCTCACTTTTTAAGCgcgtataaaaataaataaataaataaaaatgtaagTTCAGTTGTTTATGCCGTAGATGGAGGTACATACCATGATTTGGGAAACAAGAAAAGGGAGTCGCAATCGCTTGAAAAAAAAGTGGCAGATTTGTGTCACGACAAAAATTATAAGCACTTGCAACTCAAACAATGGCAGAAAGGATTTCATCGGTTTCCTGCCATTTTTTTGGCCACCCCAAATGCCATCTGAAACAATCCTGGGTGGAGCTTTGAAGCAAACTCGGTAGGTGTTATTATCTAGTTGCTTAACATTGTCGAACAAATTCTCCTTTGCAAACTCTGCCATTCTAGCATGCAATGCAAATTTAAATTCCCACGATAGATATTAATTGGAATAAAATTTCCTACAGAGAAATAAACTTTTCTGCAAAGAAGACACTACACGTACTTGAACATTGTGTTTTCCCCCCTTTTTTTAAGGATTGAATTTGTTTATCTTATCATGATTTGTTAATGGTTTGTCACATAATGCTTTGGTGGAATTCATAAGGAACTAAAACTAATAATGTACTAAATTTTACACATGCCAACTTTGGAAACAATCATGCACTAATTTAAAGAGGTTGTTACTGACAAAGTATGCTTAGATTTAAACAAATTATTAGCTATTTTAGTTAAAATAAGTTATAACTAATAANNNNNNNNNNNNNNNNNNNNNNNNNNNNNNNNNNNNNNNNNNNNNNNNNNNNNNNNNNNNNNNNNNNTGGGGTACTTTTTTTTTAGAATGTTACATATCCAACAAGAAACCCCTAGCTTCATATTGGCCCAAGGCCCAAAAGTTTCTGACAGCTCAAtaatgaatttttgaatttaaaatcacTGATATTCTAACCACTTAAGAGATACAATAAGTCACCATCTTTATATAGTATAACGAAGAGTTTTAAGTGTACCAAAAATACTGGTATTTCAATTATTTTaactgttgattttaattaatatataatcaacggttaaaataagtGCAACTTGAATGTTTTTgatacacttaaaatttttctttATAATATATAAAGAGGAACATTCTACTCCTCCAAATACACACAATACATTTTTTCACTAACTTGTGCcataaaaaattactaatataataaaatttcGAGTCATATATCTATGTATGAAAAGCCAGACATGGGTGAAGTGAGGATACAAAGGAAAATGTTAGCGGTGTAATAAGGTTGCTTAAAcagaaaaattttcaataaaatttaatatcCTGATTTCATAAAAATTTACTTAATGAACAagctaaaattaaaaattaacattactttatgataaaattaaaagtcATTATGATATTTATAAGATTTGTTGTAAGNNNNNNNNNNNNNNNNNNNNNNNNNNNNNNNNNNNNNNNNNNNNNNNNNNNNNNNNNNNNNNNNNNNNNNNNNNNNNNNNNNNNNNNNNNNNNNNNNNNNNNNNNNNNNNNNNNNNNNNNNNNNNNNNNNNNNNNNNNNNNNNNNNNNNNNNNNNNNNNNNNNNNNNNNNNNNNNNNNNNNNNNNNNNNNNNNNNNNNNNNNNNNNNNNNNNNNNNNNNNNNNNNNNNNNNNNNNNNNNNNNNNNNNNNNNNNNNNNNNNNNNNNNNNNNNNNNNNNNNNNNNNNNNNNNNNNNNNNNNNNNNNNNNNNNNNNNNNNNNNNNNNNNNNNNNNNNNNNNNNNNNNNNNNNNNNNNNNNNNNNNNNNNNNNNNNNNNNNNNNNNNNNNNNNNNNNNNNNNNNNNNNNNNNNNNNNNNNNNNNNNNNNNNNNNNNNNNNNNNNNNNNNNNNNNNNNNNNNNNNNNNNNNNNNNNNNNNNNNNNNNNNNNNNNNNNNNNNNNNNNNNNNNNNNNNNNNNNNNNNNNNNNNNNNNNNNNNNNNNNNNNNNNNNNNNNNNNNNNNNNNNNNNNNNNNNNNNNNNNNNNNNNNNNNNNNNNNNNNNNNNNNNNNNNNNNNNNNNNNNNNNNNNNNNNNNNNNNNNNNNNNNNNNNNNNNNNNNNNNNNNNNNNNNNNNNNNNNNNNNNNNNNNNNNNNNNNNNNNNNNNNNNNNNNNNNNNNNNNNNNNNNNNNNNNNNNNNNNNNNNNNNNNNNNNNNNNNNNNNNNNNNNNNNNNNNNNNNNNNNNNNNNNNNNNNNNNNNNNNNNNNNNNNNNNNNNNNNNNNNNNNNNNNNNNNNNNNNNNNNNNNNNNNNNNNNNNNNNNNNNNNNNNNNNNNNNNNNNNNNNNNNNNNNNNNNNNNNNNNNNNNNNNNNNNNNNNNNNNNNNNNNNNNNNNNNNNNNNNNNNNNNNNNNNNNNNNNNNNNNNNNNNNNNNNNNNNNNNNNNNNNNNNNNNNNNNNNNNNNNNNNNNNNNNNNNNNNNNNNNNNNNNNNNNNNNNNNNNNNNNNNNNNNNNNNNNNNNNNNNNNNNNNNNNNNNNNNNNNNNNNNNNNNNNNNNNNNNNNNNNNNNNNNNNNNNNNNNNNNNNNNNNNNNNNNNNNNNNNNNNNNNNNNNNNNNNNNNNNNNNNNNNNNNNNNNNNNNNNNNNNNNNNNNNNNNNNNNNNNNNNNNNNNNNNNNNNNNNNNNNNNNNNNNNNNNNNNNNNNNNNNNNNNNNNNNNNNNNNNNNNNNNNNNNNNNNNNNNNNNNNNNNNNNNNNNNNNNNNNNNNNNNNNNNNNNNNNNNNNNNNNNNNNNNNNNNNNNNNNNNNNNNNNNNNNNNNNNNNNNNNNNNNNNNNNNNNNNNNNNNNNNNNNNNNNNNNNNNNNNNNNNNNNNNNNNNNNNNNNNNNNNNNNNNNNNNNNNNNNNNNNNNNNNNNNNNNNNNNNNNNNNNNNNNNNNNNNNNNNNNNNNNNNNNNNNNNNNNNNNNNNNNNNNNNNNNNNNNNNNNNNNNNNNNNNNNNNNNNNNNNNNNNNNNNNNNNNNNNNNNNNNNNNNNNNNNNNNNNNNNNNNNNNNNNNNNNNNNNNNNNNNNNNNNNNNNNNNNNNNNNNNNNNNNNNNNNNNNNNNNNNNNNNNNNNNNNNNNNNNNNNNNNNNNNNNNNNNNNNNNNNNNNNNNNNNNNNNNNNNNNNNNNNNNNNNNNNNNNNNNNNNNNNNNNNNNNNNNNNNNNNNNNNNNNNNNNNNNNNNNNNNNNNNNNNNNNNNNNNNNNNNNNNNNNNNNNNNNNNNNNNNNNNNNNNNNNNNNNNNNNNNNNNNNNNNNNNNNNNNNNNNNNNNNNNNNNNNNNNNNNNNNNNNNNNNNNNNNNNNNNNNNNNNNNNNNNNNNNNNNNNNNNNNNNNNNNNNNNNNNNNNNNNNNNNNNNNNNNNNNNNNNNNNNNNNNNNNNNNNNNNNNNNNNNNNNNNNNNNNNNNNNNNNNNNNNNNNNNNNNNNNNNNNNNNNNNNNNNNNNNNNNNNNNNNNNNNNNNNNNNNNNNNNNNNNNNNNNNNNNNNNNNNNNNNNNNNNNNNNNNNNNNNNNNNNNNNNNNNNNNNNNNNNNNNNNNNNNNNNNNNNNNNNNNNNNNNNNNNNNNNNNNNNNNNNNNNNNNNNNNNNNNNNNNNNNNNNNNNNNNNNNNNNNNNNNNNNNNNNNNNNNNNNNNNNNNNNNNNNNNNNNNNNNNNNNNNNNNNNNNNNNNNNNNNNNNNNNNNNNNNNNNNNNNNNNNNNNNNNNNNNNNNNNNNNNNNNNNNNNNNNNNNNNNNNNNNNNNNNNNNNNNNNNNNNNNNNNNNNNNNNNNNNNNNNNNNNNNNNNNNNNNNNNNNNNNNNNNNNNNNNNNNNNNNNNNNNNNNNNNNNNNNNNNNNNNNNNNNNNNNNNNNNNNNNNNNNNNNNNNNNNNNNNNNNNNNNNNNNNNNNNNNNNNNNNNNNNNNNNNNNNNNNNNNNNNNNNNNNNNNNNNNNNNNNNNNNNNNNNNNNNNNNNNNNNNNNNNNNNNNNNNNNNNNNNNNNNNNNNNNNNNNNNNNNNNNNNNNNNNNNNNNNNNNNNNNNNNNNNNNNNNNNNNNNNNNNNNNNNNNNNNNNNNNNNNNNNNNNNNNNNNNNNNNNNNNNNNNNNNNNNNNNNNNNNNNNNNNNNNNNNNNNNNNNNNNNNNNNNNNNNNNNNNNNNNNNNNNNNNNNNNNNNNNNNNNNNNNNNNNNNNNNNNNNNNNNNNNNNNNNNNNNNNNNNNNNNNNNNNNNNNNNNNNNNNNNNNNNNNNNNNNNNNNNNNNNNNNNNNNNNNNNNNNNNNNNNNNNNNNNNNNNNNNNNNNNNNNNNNNNNNNNNNNNNNNNNNNNNNNNNNNNNNNNNNNNNNNNNNNNNNNNNNNNNNNNNNNNNNNNNNNNNNNNNNNNNNNNNNNNNNNNNNNNNNNNNNNNNNNNNNNNNNNNNNNNNNNNNNNNNNNNNNNNNNNNNNNNNNNNNNNNNNNNNNNNNNNNNNNNNNNNNNNNNNNNNNNNNNNNNNNNNNNNNNNNNNNNNNNNNNNNNNNNNNNNNNNNNNNNNNNNNNNNNNNNNNNNNNNNNNNNNNNNNNNNNNNNNNNNNNNNNNNNNNNNNNNNNNNNNNNNNNNNNNNNNNNNNNNNNNNNNNNNNNNNNNNNNNNNNNNNNNNNNNNNNNNNNNNNNNNNNNNNNNNNNNNNNNNNNNNNNNNNNNNNNNNNNNNNNNNNNNNNNNNNNNNNNNNNNNNNNNNNNNNNNNNNNNNNNNNNNNNNNNNNNNNNNNNNNNNNNNNNNNNNNNNNNNNNNNNNNNNNNNNNNNNNNNNNNNNNNNNNNNNNNNNNNNNNNNNNNNNNNNNNNNNNNNNNNNNNNNNNNNNNNNNNNNNNNNNNNNNNNNNNNNNNNNNNNNNNNNNNNNNNNNNNNNNNNNNNNNNNNNNNNNNNNNNNNNNNNNNNNNNNNNNNNNNNNNNNNNNNNNNNNNNNNNNNNNNNNNNNNNNNNNNNNNNNNNNNNNNNNNNNNNNNNNNNNNNNNNNNNNNNNNNNNNNNNNNNNNNNNNNNNNNNNNNNNNNNNNNNNNNNNNNNNNNNNNNNNNNNNNNNNNNNNNNNNNNNNNNNNNNNNNNNNNNNNNNNNNNNNNNNNNNNNNNNNNNNNNNNNNNNNNNNNNNNNNNNNNNNNNNNNNNNNNNNNNNNNNNNNNNNNNNNNNNNNNNNNNNNNNNNNNNNNNNNNNNNNNNNNNNNNNNNNNNNNNNNNNNNNNNNNNNNNNNNNNNNNNNNNNNNNNNNNNNNNNNNNNNNNNNNNNNNNNNNNNNNNNNNNNNNNNNNNNNNNNNNNNNNNNNNNNNNNNNNNNNNNNNNNNNNNNNNNNNNNNNNNNNNNNNNNNNNNNNNNNNNNNNNNNNNNNNNNNNNNNNNNNNNNNNNNNNNNNNNNNNNNNNNNNNNNNNNNNNNNNNNNNNNNNNNNNTGTGCcataaaaaattactaatataataaaatttcGAGTCATATATCTATGTATGAAAAGCCAGACATGGGTGAAGTGAGGATACAAAGGAAAATGTTAGCGGTGTAATAAGGTTgcttaaacagaaaaataaaatttaaaatttaatatcctGATTTCATAAAAATTTACTTAATGAACAagctaaaattaaaaattaacattACTTTATGATAAAGTCATTATGAATTAAATTATGGTAATTATGGTGTATTTTATGGTGATTACGGTAGCTACAAGAAAAAATATATGttctcaaattaaaaaaaaataaagtgttgtcaaataataaaaaagtgtgaccttaattttaattatattgttttagaatattaccatattttattatttaaatgtaattttatttattcatcttcTAATTTTAAACATTATAATACTAAGATTCACTTTTATGTTATAATatgtgttatttttattttggataattatttttaaaaaataattaaattatggtGTATTTTATGGTGATTACGGTAGCTACAAGAAAAAATATATGttctcaaattaaaaaaaaataaagtgttgtcaaataataaaaaagtgtgaccttaattttaattatattgtttTAGAATATTAGTATAATTACCATATTCATTATAAGTAccataaaattcactttttatgtGTGTTTTATTGGTCCTTTATTTAAAATTGCTTAAACTTTTTATTACGTGTATTTTTTGCTTTGGAACTTGTAATGATTCAACTCCTAACACGTCATGACTAATGCTAGTATCTAACGCTATTATTCGGCTTACTTTAGGGACTCTCTAGACTAGATATATTAAGCATATAATATGTATTACTTATTTAGATCGTGTATTAACCAGATATAAGTTAGGCAATCAAAACATGTAACATATAAATATACAAAAGTATAGTAACATTATGTACTTGCTCGTAGGCTTAGTTAAATACATCATAGAGTGCAACAATTGCTTATTTATATTACATACAAATATTTACAGGCTCTATTACTTATATTAACAAGCCCTAGTTCTACAAGAGCCACCCTACTTTGGGATCCGTCTAACTTTATAAAAAGATGCTAGCTATCTAAAAAGTTTATACAAAGTGAGGACAAACTGGTCACAGATCACTGATAGCTAAAAGAACATGGAACGTTGTGCTGAAGTAGAATGAGTCACTTTAATTTTACACGCCAGTAATGTTGCTGCTTGCCTCCTCAACGACTTCTGCTTCTCCTGACTCGGATGAACTAGAGTATAGGTCTACCATCATTAGGTCGATCCACATCAGAGAGTCCTCCTTCGTCGAGGATGATGATGATCCAAAGCCTTCGAGAACTGCTAGTCCGTCGACCTCTCCTCAAAGGTTGTTGAATGGCTCGACTGCAGAGGACGGTAGTGGAGTGACGGATATAGGTACATCTGGGATCACCATCTCCGAAGCAAGATCTAACCATGATGAGTATTCTGGCTCATAGATCAGCTCATATATCATTGGGGAATCTAGT harbors:
- the LOC107620141 gene encoding cation/H(+) antiporter 4-like encodes the protein MAEFAKENLFDNVKQLDNNTYRVCFKAPPRIVSDGIWGGQKNGRKPMKSFLPLFELQVLIIFVVTQICHFFFKRLRLPFLVSQIMAGIIIGISIQEEPTRDLMAKLFPFGSHDVISTISSIGFVLFIFINGVEMDFSMITRTGKKAWTLATIGLVLPTMIGYPLLQYILTKKPDLNSMRTDLMVSSALHNLVSFAVIYKTLNGLQMQNSELGRLALSTALSSDILSTTMACVIKAGMANGTKAKMLNSLYLIAFVTLIPLVFRPIMFWVIKNTPEGRPVSNGVVYLIILMVFGLGWISININQDFLLGAFILGLAVPEGPPLGSTLVKKLRFFGNWFFLPIFVATCTMKADFSFNHRPNVVIATSLVALLTHVVKTLAIFLPALWCKLPVSDALSLALILNSKGEMEVGLSSSQFDNKMIGGHTYGTMMISIMVTASIVQWSVKSLYDPSRKYAGYQKRNLMDMKPDSELRVLTCIHKKSHIVPITNVIDLFFPSLENPMTVDVLHLIELVGRSLPVFVSHRHQRVKSSHKAYSDDVIIAFDVYEHDNAGAVIVNTYTSISLPTLMHEDVCNLALDKVASMVILPFHQRWSIDGAIECDDKNMRALNNKVLDIAPCTVGILVSRGQHSIKESHTRLAVIYLGGTDDGEALCIARRAIKNPRVRLVVYRLVHTHYTPHCNDDLEDFMVTCNAVGNVCCTDVTVEEGSKTACFLRDIVNEHDLFIVGRRHELELPQLEGLTSWSEFLELGVIGDFLASPDFGSRASILVVQQQVSKT